The proteins below are encoded in one region of Ostrea edulis chromosome 3, xbOstEdul1.1, whole genome shotgun sequence:
- the LOC125673726 gene encoding uncharacterized protein LOC125673726 has product MVTMADDSSEENDENEAEEEQEDAVEANTNDIMTAPSVNSAGTQNVGSKGVIIPYGNVQKPSSTSKSVVKAKAVISKITKKINRVVGLHRQRFSFYRCQTSCLVGAISCMNTCRTKGAYTFYREQYMVCGRKCRFNQYWCKKVCKDDLSRTRAEQMRRLRS; this is encoded by the coding sequence ATGGTTACCATGGCAGATGACAGTAGTGAGGAGAATGATGAAAACGAGGCTGAGGAGGAACAGGAAGACGCAGTCGAAGCCAACACAAATGACATCATGACAGCGCCATCTGTCAACTCAGCAGGGACACAAAATGTCGGATCCAAGGGGGTGATCATTCCGTATGGCAATGTACAAAAACCGAGCTCAACCTCCAAGTCTGTCGTAAAAGCAAAAGCAGTCATTTCCAAAATCACAAAGAAAATTAATCGGGTTGTGGGACTCCATCGCCAACGGTTCTCATTTTACAGATGTCAGACTTCCTGTCTAGTTGGCGCTATATCCTGCATGAATACTTGCCGTACTAAAGGAGCGTATACCTTTTACCGAGAACAGTACATGGTCTGCGGACGCAAATGTCGATTCAACCAGTACTGGTGTAAAAAGGTGTGCAAGGATGACCTCAGCAGGACCC